A window of Magallana gigas chromosome 8, xbMagGiga1.1, whole genome shotgun sequence genomic DNA:
ATACTGAAGAAATAATACCGTACATCAAGGGAAATTATCTAAAACTGAGGAATGTATCATTTGTCCTTAAGGCTTCTCAGTATAATGTTAATGTATCATTTGATGTGTTTCAACCCAAATAGACTTCCTTTACATCTGTTTAAATTTGAATGACCAATATACAGTGAATATACCAGAATTAGTTTTCTCAGTGATTAGGAACAATCAAGGATATTATTTagtaaattgtattttatattctttCTTCAAAGTTGAGTTGAGTTGCAAGTAGATTCAATCTTTGTTGACATTGTCCCTTATGTTTGGATATTTTGGTGTGAATTTCAGGTTTTTTGATACTCTGGAAAGCTTCTTTAAGGAATGCCAAGATGAAAGTGAgtgtttgtatttgttttgcTAAAGAAAGCAAAAATAAATAGAGTTCTCTGGCTGTGAAATCTTGGACGATACAGACAATCCataaaaatcaatgtacatgcatgtaaatacATTCAGTGAAGAAGCTGAATTTTCTGTTCCGTCCCTATGCTACTGTATATATGTACCGTACCTGAATTTTCTGTTCCGTCCCGATGCTACTGTATATATGTACCGTACCTGAATTTTCTGTTCCGTCCCTATGCTACTGTATATATGTACCGTACCTGAATTTTTACAGACCAGGTAGTTGGGGTACACTGTACACATGGGGTCAACAGGACCGGCTACGTTGTCTGCCGATACATGATAGAGAGGCTGGGCTTTAACGCAGATAAAGCTATGGCAGGTATGTGGTCTTTGTTTTCTGTACCTCATATGTAATCTAatacgttaaaaaaaaaattccaaaatgatAGATAGCTCTAGCATGTATTAtgtatgatatttaatatttatcatatatttttcatacatttctGTTATAGTTTACCATGAAGCAAGAGGCTATCCTATAGAGAGAGAAAACTATATAGAGGATTTGCGACTCAGACATTTGTAAGTAACAACATCATAATGTACCATGTTTGAACAATCAATAGACCTTCTGTACagtgttgttaattttattaaaatcaactgTTATGTTTCAGAAACCTTGACTACAAGTATGAGGGCAGAGAAAAACTTCCCATGCAGAAGCATCAACAAAACCGAAGACCATACCAAAATCGTGAGCACGAAGAGGAGTGCCATGAGAGATCCAGGTCACATGACATAGAGCACAGAAGAGAGCATCATGGACAGGAATATTGGAACCACAGACATAACAATAGGGACAGAGACTACAGTGCAGGCTTCGATTTACACCGAGATATGCACCACCCGCAATATCCCGCTAAGTCCTACAATAGGCATAGTAATCGGTCCTGGTCTCAGGATCAAAGAGATTACCATCCTCCGAGAGGGAATCAACATTGGAACTCTCAGTCTTGCGATCAACAAAACAGGACGAGAAGTGCAGGAAGATTCCAGAATTTCAGTGACAGTAGGAGATTCAACAATAGAGCCAATTATGACGATGATTGGAGACAGAGTCATATTGAAATTCATGATGATAATCGTGGGCATGACAGTGAACGATGTCTTAATCCCAAAAATCAGCAGCCATGGACAAATTCTCGGAGTACTTTCAGACAAGGTTATAGGAATGGTTACAATGATGAAAGTCGTGAATATTATGAGCGAAATGGTAGAAATCGAGGACAATACCAAGGTGATGGGTCATATAGAAGTCAAAGAAGTGGGCCGTATCAGTCAAGGAATAATAGGCCTTATCATAGACATTCAGAAAACCATTCGCAAAGGAGAAGTAGCGGTGGGCATGATATACCAGTAGGTGAAACAAATAGGGAAAATTCATAGAATTACAGAATTCTTAATCTAGGAAACAGAAAGTCGCGTCTTTCTTTAATATTGATAACTGCAAGGAAAAATCTTTCTGATCAGATTCCATCAAATAGAAGATGGATCAAAATCGGACCTTCACAAAACGATGGAAATTAAGGATGACCTGATCGTGTCTAGTCAGAGAGAATGATAAACACAAGTGATCAAAACACTGGAGGAAGAGAAATTTTAAATCCCGATTAATGAAACCTCGAACACAAATTGCTATGTCTTCTGaatgtagctgcaggtctgtagttcccggtctgaaaaaaatttggatggacgacctgggagatACATTGAATTGggaaaaaaatccattaaaaatgGTGTATTTATTACGCACAAAagcgtgcgctagttttggactgattaaccttttACGCAAAATCTGTGAAAACAAATAGAACTAATATATTCTttatgcaatttactactgatatcaaAGGGTGGCTCTGTAGCTCCCATGTCATCCATCttaattttttcagaccaggagctacagacctgcagctattcTAAATGGAACCACTAAGAGCAGCCTTCattgtttatgttttatgaAATCTATTTATGTAGTTTTATTGAGCATAATGTacttaatattgtttttacCCCACAGAGGCATAAAATGTTCTCTTTAGTCCAATAAATCAACGTAAAAAATgcttataaaataatttgaatgcaGGTAATTTAAAGTTGGTCATATGACATAGGCATTTTTAACTGTTTTACTTTACTTGGTTCAAAGATTATGTCAAAacatgtttatcatttttgtgAGAAAAGGGCATATTTTTAACAGACTTTCTTTTCCAATCCTTAGATTTTTTGGCATTTTCAGcacgttaaaaaattgttaatattaagAAATGGAGCTTTTAATTATGATATTACTCGGTACATATGCCAGCACTGTAGGCACTGTTAGATGTTGATTCATTTTATCagttaattttaatgtttttcagtATTAAACATCAACAGTGTTGTTTCAGCActtcaattttattaaatttgtttaaagcaATGAAAACAAAGACTTGTTATATATTTgaggttttatttcaatacaaTCAAATCAGGTGAGCAAATCAGTGTCATTAGATCAGATTCAAAATTTTTTGGGGggaatttcataatatttgtgTAGCTACAAAAATACTTGTGGTTTTAATAGAATTGATTCCAATATCGTCAAGAAAACATTCATCATTAACCAGTATGGCACAATGTTCTTCATAGGAGCGAGTCGGCGAGAACTAGTATATGCACAACCTCGCTGGGCAATTTTCAGTTCTCTAGAAGGATTTGTGGAGAAGGTGTGATCCTGATCTGTCTGCCATGCTTTACATAAAGTCAtctataatcaaagtactgaggggagttgattttatcgattattatttataataaaatcaacgatatgttattttgcatggcaagttgttcaatatatgtatttgaattgcgcacattttttaaaatatgaattctcgCACAGGAATTGCGTGAAAACCCaaaatgaatcatgttgtgtaatattcaaagaattattccatcaaactatacGTATCGgtaatcgaaatagttatgagaaattgtatggacccaagcaaaattgaactctagtctcgttcaaccagactctcagctgtctccgttaatctccgacaagcaacagagactctctgcttgtcggagatttacggagacagccgagcgtctggctgaacgagactatattgaactctagcgtaggaataaataaaatgtacgctttgaaaaatatctaaattatccgtaccatttaaaatctgactttttacaagaatctataaataagtttccttgaaaaacaatgcttaataactcattacatcgaattgATCAATTAGAACTATATGTTGTCAGCGGTggattgatttgtgcttaggtccaaacactgaatcactttcggtttgtccgagtaactgcataggagagttgattaaatcaactcccaaaaattgtttaacacaactagtatgtcaattttttccTTCAGTGTCTGTTGAAGCCAATGTCTACAGTTCCTTTCTAGGGAAACTTAATTTCATCAAACAGACACAATTCCTTTGACAAATTGTGGACAAGTCTCTCTTTGTTATTCTTCCCCAAAAAGcaggaacatttttttctgcttCCCGCAGTTTTTTGGCTAGCCCTGTGTCATACACACATTTTGGGACCCACATGGTATGATCATACAGAGCACAGTCCATGTAGTAGCCCCCCCCCCGTCTGGACAGAGTCATCCACAGCACAAAAAAGACAGGCTTGGCAGGGGCGTAGCTTGAGATAATATTCGAGTGAGGCAAATTTATTGCGGGAGGGGGTCTGGGGGCCGCCTGAGGCCCCCcaggtccccccccccccagggcTCTCCTCTGGTGGGAGGTTCAGGGGGCAAAGCCCCCTACGAAAAATGAATTTAGGAGttgtaaaatgtgaaaaaaccATTGTCCGCAACgaagttttgttattttacatttcaGACCAGCATCTATTCACAGTATTGTCgtatacaaatttttgaattataagaaattcaaaaattgagAACAC
This region includes:
- the LOC105331291 gene encoding RNA/RNP complex-1-interacting phosphatase, whose translation is MPPPDRWEKYQALGKVIPGTRLITFKVPLKTELCGKLPEDEQFTPKKLVAMVSELGHRLGMVVDLTFTKKYYAAFEFKGQGVRHEKIFTEGHNVPNDDVVYRFFDTLESFFKECQDENQVVGVHCTHGVNRTGYVVCRYMIERLGFNADKAMAVYHEARGYPIERENYIEDLRLRHLNLDYKYEGREKLPMQKHQQNRRPYQNREHEEECHERSRSHDIEHRREHHGQEYWNHRHNNRDRDYSAGFDLHRDMHHPQYPAKSYNRHSNRSWSQDQRDYHPPRGNQHWNSQSCDQQNRTRSAGRFQNFSDSRRFNNRANYDDDWRQSHIEIHDDNRGHDSERCLNPKNQQPWTNSRSTFRQGYRNGYNDESREYYERNGRNRGQYQGDGSYRSQRSGPYQSRNNRPYHRHSENHSQRRSSGGHDIPVGETNRENS